The following coding sequences are from one Anser cygnoides isolate HZ-2024a breed goose chromosome 10, Taihu_goose_T2T_genome, whole genome shotgun sequence window:
- the SEMA3G gene encoding semaphorin-3G isoform X1, with translation MRAAAAALCWLWGSLLAAGRSLPRLRLPHRELLSTNRSVLFFGHRGFLGFRSLYLDEYRDRLFVGGKDALYSLRLDRASTDTKEIYWPPLPGQTEECFRKGKDPGTDCANYIRLLHPYNRTHLLACGTGAFHPVCAFVYVGHRGEPRCPRPQHAFSLDPATVESGRGRCPHEPDGAFASTVIGGELYAGLTADFLGRDPGIFRSTGTRSALRTEVDQRLLNDPKFVAAYLIPDNDDRDNDKAYFFFTEKVVEADGKEHAVVSRVARVCVNDAGGQRVLVNKWSTFNKARLVCSVPGPGGIDTHFDELEDVFLLRTRDGKSPEIYALFSTVSHVFRGSAVCVYRMADVREVFNGPFAHRESPLHQWAAYEGRVPYPRPGVCPSKTTNQPRRPYGTTKDFPDEVLHFARAHPLMHKPVRPRHRQPLLVKTDLQHRLRQLVADRVDAEDGQHDVLFLGTDAGSVLKVVVLQKQNSAVTEDIVLEELQVFKAPVPITQMEISVKRQTLYVGASLGVAQVRLHRCESYGTACAECCLARDPYCAWDGTACTRYVPSGKRRYVRHTSPVYQCLDQNLTVDDFEHVEEKVLYGMEHNSTFLECVPRSPQASVQWFVQRPPDEQRDEVKTDERVLQTERGLLFRQLHSRDAGVYYCKTLEHGFTQTVARTSLQVLRGEQLARASPRQREDERPPCPEPRLAVPAPKAWFKDILHLVSSADRQRVEEQCLRLWCGHRKGKLAKGKHALAGLDAGKKVRTAKPQGERIRVPRQAAAT, from the exons AGCTGCTGAGCACGAACCGCTCCGTCCTTTTCTTTGGCCACCGAGGCTTCCTGGGCTTCCGCTCGCTCTACCTGGACGAGTACCGGGACCGGCTCTTCGTTGGGGGCAAGGACGCGCTCTACTCTCTGCGCCTGGACAGGGCCAGCACCGACACCAAGGAG ATCTACTGGCCGCCCCTGCCCGGGCAGACGGAGGAGTGTTTTCGGAAGGGGAAGGACCCAGGG ACCGACTGCGCCAACTACATCCGCCTGCTGCACCCCTACAACCGGACCCACCTGCTGGCCTGCGGGACGGGCGCCTTCCACCCCGTCTGCGCCTTCGTCTACGTGGGGCACCGCGGCGAG CCGCGCTGTCCCCGACCCCAGCATGCCTTCAGCCTGGATCCCGCCACCGTGGAGAGcggccggggcaggtgcccgcACGAGCCTGACGGCGCGTTCGCCAGCACAGTCATCG GTGGGGAGCTCTATGCCGGCCTCACCGCGGACTTCCTCGGCCGAGACCCCGGCATCTTCCGCAGCACGGGGACGCGCTCCGCCCTGCGCACCGAGGTGGACCAGCGCCTGCTCAACG ACCCCAAATTCGTGGCGGCCTACCTGATCCCGGACAACGACGACCGGGACAACGACAAGGCCTATTTCTTCTTCACGGAGAAGGTGGTGGAGGCAGATGGCAAGGAGCACGCCGTCGTCAGCCGGGTGGCACGGGTCTGCGTG AATGATGCTGGAGGCCAAAGAGTGCTGGTCAATAAGTGGAGCACCTTCAACAAAGCCCGCCTGGTGTGTTCTGTCCCTGGCCCCGGCGGCATCGACACCCACTTTGACGAGCTGG AGGATGTCTTTTTGCTGAGGACAAGGGATGGGAAGAGCCCGGAGATCTACGCCCTCTTCAGCACCGTCAG CCACGTCTTTCGGGGCTCCGCTGTCTGCGTCTACCGCATGGCCGACGTCCGCGAGGTCTTCAACGGGCCCTTCGCCCACCGGGAGAGCCCCCTCCACCAGTGGGCAGCCTACGAGGGCCGCGTGCCCTACCCCCGCCCAGGCGTG TGTCCCAGCAAGACCACCAACCAGCCCCGGCGGCCGTACGGCACCACCAAGGACTTCCCCGACGAAGTGCTGCACTTCGCCCGCGCTCACCCCCTCATGCACAAGCCCGTGCGCCCGCGGCACCGCCAGCCGCTGCTGGTGAAGACCGACCTGCAGCACCGCCTGCGCCAGCTCGTGGCGGACCGCGTGGACGCTGAGGACGGGCAGCACGACGTCCTCTTCCTGGGGACGG ATGCGGGCTCGGTGCTGAAGGTGGTGGTCCTGCAGAAGCAAAACTCGGCCGTGACCGAGGACATCgtcctggaggagctgcaggtttTTAAG GCGCCTGTGCCGATCACCCAGATGGAGATTTCTGTCAAGCGC CAAACGCTCTACGTGGGCGCCAGCCTGGGGGTGGCCCAGGTGCGGCTGCACCGGTGCGAGAGCTACGGCACCGCCTGCGCCGAGTGCTGCCTGGCCAGGGACCCGTACTGCGCCTGGGACGGCACCGCCTGCACCCGCTACGTGCCCTCGGGCAAGCGCCGCTACGTCCGCCACACCAGCCCCGTGTACCAGTGTCTGGACCAGAACCTGACTG TGGATGATTTTGAGCACGTTGAAGAGAAGGTGCTGTACGGCATGGAGCACAACAGCACCTTCCTGGAGTGCgtgccccgctccccgcaggcCAGCGTGCAGTGGTTCGTGCAGAGACCCCCGGACGAGCAGCGGGACGAG GTGAAGACGGACGAGCGGGTCCTGCAGACGGAGCGAGGGCTGCTCTTCCGCCAGCTGCACAGCCGCGACGCCGGGGTCTACTACTGCAAGACGCTGGAGCACGGCTTCACGCAGACGGTGGCCAGGACGTCCCTGCAGGTGCTCAGGGGCGAGCAGCTGGCCCGTGCCTCCCCCCGGCAGCGCGAGGATGAGCGCCCGCCCTGCCCTGAGCCCCGGCTGGCGGTGCCAGCGCCCAAAGCCTGGTTCAAGGACATCCTCCACCTCGTCAGCTCGGCTGACCGGCAGCGGGTGGAGGAGCAGTGCCTGCGCCTCTGGTGTGGCCACCGCAAGGGCAAGCTGGCCAAGGGCAAGCACGCCCTGGCCGGCTTGGATGCGGGCAAGAAGGTGCGCACAGCCAAGCCCCAGGGCGAGAGGATCCGCGTGCCCCGGCAAGCCGCGGCCACTTAG
- the SEMA3G gene encoding semaphorin-3G isoform X2: MRAAAAALCWLWGSLLAAGRSLPRLRLPHRELLSTNRSVLFFGHRGFLGFRSLYLDEYRDRLFVGGKDALYSLRLDRASTDTKEIYWPPLPGQTEECFRKGKDPGTDCANYIRLLHPYNRTHLLACGTGAFHPVCAFVYVGHRGEHAFSLDPATVESGRGRCPHEPDGAFASTVIGGELYAGLTADFLGRDPGIFRSTGTRSALRTEVDQRLLNDPKFVAAYLIPDNDDRDNDKAYFFFTEKVVEADGKEHAVVSRVARVCVNDAGGQRVLVNKWSTFNKARLVCSVPGPGGIDTHFDELEDVFLLRTRDGKSPEIYALFSTVSHVFRGSAVCVYRMADVREVFNGPFAHRESPLHQWAAYEGRVPYPRPGVCPSKTTNQPRRPYGTTKDFPDEVLHFARAHPLMHKPVRPRHRQPLLVKTDLQHRLRQLVADRVDAEDGQHDVLFLGTDAGSVLKVVVLQKQNSAVTEDIVLEELQVFKAPVPITQMEISVKRQTLYVGASLGVAQVRLHRCESYGTACAECCLARDPYCAWDGTACTRYVPSGKRRYVRHTSPVYQCLDQNLTVDDFEHVEEKVLYGMEHNSTFLECVPRSPQASVQWFVQRPPDEQRDEVKTDERVLQTERGLLFRQLHSRDAGVYYCKTLEHGFTQTVARTSLQVLRGEQLARASPRQREDERPPCPEPRLAVPAPKAWFKDILHLVSSADRQRVEEQCLRLWCGHRKGKLAKGKHALAGLDAGKKVRTAKPQGERIRVPRQAAAT, from the exons AGCTGCTGAGCACGAACCGCTCCGTCCTTTTCTTTGGCCACCGAGGCTTCCTGGGCTTCCGCTCGCTCTACCTGGACGAGTACCGGGACCGGCTCTTCGTTGGGGGCAAGGACGCGCTCTACTCTCTGCGCCTGGACAGGGCCAGCACCGACACCAAGGAG ATCTACTGGCCGCCCCTGCCCGGGCAGACGGAGGAGTGTTTTCGGAAGGGGAAGGACCCAGGG ACCGACTGCGCCAACTACATCCGCCTGCTGCACCCCTACAACCGGACCCACCTGCTGGCCTGCGGGACGGGCGCCTTCCACCCCGTCTGCGCCTTCGTCTACGTGGGGCACCGCGGCGAG CATGCCTTCAGCCTGGATCCCGCCACCGTGGAGAGcggccggggcaggtgcccgcACGAGCCTGACGGCGCGTTCGCCAGCACAGTCATCG GTGGGGAGCTCTATGCCGGCCTCACCGCGGACTTCCTCGGCCGAGACCCCGGCATCTTCCGCAGCACGGGGACGCGCTCCGCCCTGCGCACCGAGGTGGACCAGCGCCTGCTCAACG ACCCCAAATTCGTGGCGGCCTACCTGATCCCGGACAACGACGACCGGGACAACGACAAGGCCTATTTCTTCTTCACGGAGAAGGTGGTGGAGGCAGATGGCAAGGAGCACGCCGTCGTCAGCCGGGTGGCACGGGTCTGCGTG AATGATGCTGGAGGCCAAAGAGTGCTGGTCAATAAGTGGAGCACCTTCAACAAAGCCCGCCTGGTGTGTTCTGTCCCTGGCCCCGGCGGCATCGACACCCACTTTGACGAGCTGG AGGATGTCTTTTTGCTGAGGACAAGGGATGGGAAGAGCCCGGAGATCTACGCCCTCTTCAGCACCGTCAG CCACGTCTTTCGGGGCTCCGCTGTCTGCGTCTACCGCATGGCCGACGTCCGCGAGGTCTTCAACGGGCCCTTCGCCCACCGGGAGAGCCCCCTCCACCAGTGGGCAGCCTACGAGGGCCGCGTGCCCTACCCCCGCCCAGGCGTG TGTCCCAGCAAGACCACCAACCAGCCCCGGCGGCCGTACGGCACCACCAAGGACTTCCCCGACGAAGTGCTGCACTTCGCCCGCGCTCACCCCCTCATGCACAAGCCCGTGCGCCCGCGGCACCGCCAGCCGCTGCTGGTGAAGACCGACCTGCAGCACCGCCTGCGCCAGCTCGTGGCGGACCGCGTGGACGCTGAGGACGGGCAGCACGACGTCCTCTTCCTGGGGACGG ATGCGGGCTCGGTGCTGAAGGTGGTGGTCCTGCAGAAGCAAAACTCGGCCGTGACCGAGGACATCgtcctggaggagctgcaggtttTTAAG GCGCCTGTGCCGATCACCCAGATGGAGATTTCTGTCAAGCGC CAAACGCTCTACGTGGGCGCCAGCCTGGGGGTGGCCCAGGTGCGGCTGCACCGGTGCGAGAGCTACGGCACCGCCTGCGCCGAGTGCTGCCTGGCCAGGGACCCGTACTGCGCCTGGGACGGCACCGCCTGCACCCGCTACGTGCCCTCGGGCAAGCGCCGCTACGTCCGCCACACCAGCCCCGTGTACCAGTGTCTGGACCAGAACCTGACTG TGGATGATTTTGAGCACGTTGAAGAGAAGGTGCTGTACGGCATGGAGCACAACAGCACCTTCCTGGAGTGCgtgccccgctccccgcaggcCAGCGTGCAGTGGTTCGTGCAGAGACCCCCGGACGAGCAGCGGGACGAG GTGAAGACGGACGAGCGGGTCCTGCAGACGGAGCGAGGGCTGCTCTTCCGCCAGCTGCACAGCCGCGACGCCGGGGTCTACTACTGCAAGACGCTGGAGCACGGCTTCACGCAGACGGTGGCCAGGACGTCCCTGCAGGTGCTCAGGGGCGAGCAGCTGGCCCGTGCCTCCCCCCGGCAGCGCGAGGATGAGCGCCCGCCCTGCCCTGAGCCCCGGCTGGCGGTGCCAGCGCCCAAAGCCTGGTTCAAGGACATCCTCCACCTCGTCAGCTCGGCTGACCGGCAGCGGGTGGAGGAGCAGTGCCTGCGCCTCTGGTGTGGCCACCGCAAGGGCAAGCTGGCCAAGGGCAAGCACGCCCTGGCCGGCTTGGATGCGGGCAAGAAGGTGCGCACAGCCAAGCCCCAGGGCGAGAGGATCCGCGTGCCCCGGCAAGCCGCGGCCACTTAG